The Oncorhynchus tshawytscha isolate Ot180627B linkage group LG16, Otsh_v2.0, whole genome shotgun sequence nucleotide sequence ATATTGATCACCTATTAACCTTATCTTGAATAGCATCTATTCATGTTAATGTAAAATCTTTAAAGTGTATAGTGGTAGAACCCAGCATTACTACAGAGCAGGCAGTATATACACTAATATCGTGGTGAATAAATCAATGTGAAACTGAAGTTGGTACTGTACCTCAGCCTCTTTGAGTCTGCGTTCGAACCAGCCCTTAGTTCCCTCCATAGACTGGACCTGGGCCTGCAGCTCCTCTACACTCTGCTGCAGACCCTCCAACTCCTTGTTGCGAGCCTAGGAGGTCATAGGGCAAAGGTCACATTAATACACACTCAGTGTACCTTCTCATGTTCTCTTTCCTCTCATTGGCCCTTTGGCCCAGACTCGCGCCACCCCCCCCACCTTCTCATCTCGAAGCTGTGAGCGGATCTCCTCCTCGGTGCGGTTCTTGTCCTCGTGGAGTCCCCTCAGCTCTTTCTCGTAGCGCGCCCGCACCCCCAGCACCTCCTTCTCGTGCTGCAGACGCACGTCGCTCAGCTCTTCCTTGTGTCGTGACTTCTCTGTGATAATGTCGATGGCCAGCTCGTCCAGCATGGCCTTCCGCTTGTCTGCTGTCTGAAGGTGGAGGGACATGGGAATGGGAGATGATATCTCTGGATGTTACTACACATCTCTGACATTTACTGTGATGATACACGACCAATAACATTCACATCTGACTTGGCACTTAAACAAACCATAAGAAAAATCTTTGAATCATAATATAAATTGGACTCAAATATAACTCTGTGATATGCTAAGTCTAAGACAGGCACATAAGGTCATTGAAGCTGTTACTTTCATTTACGGTCTGTGATCCTGTGGGGATAACGAGTGGAGCTTGAGAGAGGTCAACTCAGCATTCCCACCTTCCCTGGGAGAATGCCAGTAATGAGAGTGCCATGTGTATTACAGAACAATAGTCACTGTGCTCTAATAACCAGTGCTCTGGTGAGTGGAATGAAGCCTCCTGCATGTGTCTCTGATCACTCCCTTTCAGTGTGCGTGTCAGATACCTTTTTAGCCTCCTCCAGCTCTTGCTGTACCCTGTCTTTCTCCTGGCCAACTTCAGTCAGCTGCTCCAACAGTCTGCTGTTGGCACGGTTTGACTCCTACAGATACATTCATCAGAGAGGAGCACATGAGCAAGAGATGggtataaaaatacatttgcaacggGAGCTTTTTCCCCCCCGACCTACAAGATAAGCACTATATCATAGTAAAAAAAGAACGGATTCTGACCTACCAATTAAGAGGACCGAGTCCTGCATTATTTGTCATAGACAGTGCTCCACAtttatttaacattggttctctatcTTAGTATGCATGTACTAGGACAGTGTGAGGGCCACACAAACCTGTAGCTGAGAGTTAAGGTCATCTCTCTGTGCCAGAAAGCTCTCCTGCTCCGTCCGTTTCTGCTGCAGCTCCACATTCAGAGCCGTGTTTTGGTCACGCAAAAGGTTCATCTCCTGAGTCTTCACTGTTTGAATCTAATGACACACAACACCCACTAGTCAGGACACAGTCCCCATCACAATGGACCAACATCTGACAACTTTGTTTAATGAAACATGGTAGTGGATCAAATGGGTCAGTAAGGCAGAAGTGGAAAAAGTGAGAAATGAAAAGCAGGTGAGCAGAGGTGACACACAATGATGATTTAGGATTAAGCTTTGTAGGGCAAAACAGACAGTATTATTGTAAGGATTAGCAACTCATGTGTGAACACCATTCGTCACTATGTGAAACATCTCTGTACCTCCCTGACTTTATTCACATTAGCATGACTTGTCATATTGGTGATGCATCATGGTTAATGGCTGGTGAGTGGTGACGGCAGCAGAATGAATATTGAGGAGGTTCCGCGGGGTAGTGGCAGGGCAGTAAGATGAGCTGTACCTGTTCTAGAGCCGCTAGGTTAGTCCTGAGAGCATCGTTCTCAGTCAGGATACTCTCCACCTGCTCCTGACTCACAGCACTCTGACAAGCTACCTGTATCACAGCCCCACACACAGGGTAACACAGGGGGCACCAcccagggagggaaggaggggagagggaggaaaaagacAATGTGCAAGGTGAAGAGAAGGATACAAAAAGGTGGCGATTGGCAGCTCGAGAATAGGGATAGAaaagtgggggggggggatttgatAGGGTGGATAGATCATCATTAAAAGAATGAAGGCAGAAGGGGCAGGGTGAAATGACCAGAAGAGGATCAGTGAGACAAGAAAGTCAGATGGCAAAGAAATGTGAAAAATAAGTATAAATTAGGCAATGTAAAAGAAACAAAGAACGGTGACAGAAGCCAGATCAGAAACAGAACTTCTGCATGACTAGCCAAAACAGAAAGCTGGACTTCAAATAACAATGAACTTCCATATTGAAAAGAGAAAATGATGAGAAGGTAAGAGCAGGTTCGAATGCCTTATCTTGTTGTCGTCTACCCAAAGCGGAGTTCAAGTTAATTAAGACGTGCGACATCACAGAAGACATAAGTGCCAGTCGTGCTAGGAGGCCTAATTAAGTGGAAAACAGATTGGTCCCTAATGAGGTGCACTGTGCCCACTTAAGACTGTGGACCATTCTCTTCCAGACAACCTCTTCAGACACAGACTAATCTCCAATTATTTAGGGTGATCCCCACTTTGCCTTTTCATTAACCGTCAATTCAAATGTCTTGACGCTAAGATCATTTGAGTGTTTTGGAACTTcaacaggaagggaagagagcGTATAGTTCAAGAAAGTTTTGAGTTTACCTGATCTTTAAGTGCGTGTAGAACTAACTCGTGCTCCTTCTGCCGACTCTGGAGCTGTTCCTTCATCTCACCAACACTCTAGATATAAAAACAGGTAGCAAGAGTCAGCTTCAGCTTCCCACTATATTCTGTCAATCATTTTAGGATATGGTTCCATGGCATGCATACCGCAACCCAGGTACAGATCAGGTTGTGAGGTTAAGAAGGCCTATGTATTGTCATAATACAACAATATGAGTACTCCAGGTACAAAACCagattatatatattttgggTGATTGATCTCATAACAGAACAGGCAACATCAGGATGTTTAACCTGGTTGGCTGACAGCAGATCTCCCTGTAACTTCTGGATGCGGAtgttcattgacttcagctcctcctccttcctctgttgAATCTCGTCGATTTTGGTCCTGGTGCAGAAAGAAATGTATATTCATCGAATTGTCGTATTCGCCTCCAAAAGGCGTCTGGCAGGTTTTTTTGTTACTTTTCTCTAAGTCATAAACAAGTAGCACCACCTTCAGAAGCTTGGTGAAAGTGAAATATAAGTTGAATCTTTATACCCTTACCTGCTGTCATTGTAAAGGTCTTCTTTTTCGCCTTGCAAATGCAGAAAGCTATAAAACAAATCGCAAAGAGCCAGTCAGAAAACTATTCAACCCTGAAATCACCCAGTAGAGGAGGTATAACAGACAGACTTCTCGAGCGGGAGGCCAGGGCTGAGCACATAAGGGCAACTTTGGGCAGGCGACTTTGCAGACGCAGCAGATGACAGGTTCAGTCTCATTACTCTTGCCTGCTGACTGTACATGGGGCCAGAGCCTAGTGTCACAATGGAGTACTGAGCCTGAAAGAGCGGCCCAATATTGCCAGAGAAATACCACTATAATGGGACAGGGGCTAATCATGACTGTCCTACTCTTATGTAGTTCATCACATCTGAGCCAAGATAACTTAAATAAGTTCATCCACAATTCTGCAAGGAAATACAATCAATTTATCATGGAATTGTCTTCCAATGGGAGGGGGGGGTTAATATATCTCAAAATTAATAGATTAAAGCATAATTGCCATGTGTGTCACTTCAAAATGATACACATTTTAAGTACAGCAGCTTTGTTTACAAATTGCAGGTCAGCTTTCACGAGGTAAATATGAGGCATATGTTATTTATCATTTATCTTGCGCACTTTCCATCTGTTCCTCTAATCCATCCACGATTCACAACAACATCACATATCAAGTGTAGATCCCTCTCATTATAAACAAGAGTTGAGTGATACAGAACAAGTGTCATTTTTAGACGACAGATGTGTGTGGTAACGGTTCATATTGGCTCCTGGCTGTCAGTCCCTCTGTCGGTCTGTGCGACAGCTGATCTGATGTGCAGCAGCGCATATTTGAAAACACAGGCGGGTCATTTACAAAGTTGCTTTGATGTTGCTTGAGCTTCGGAATGAAACGGGAATTGTGGGCGATTTTGATTCAGCAATGGAATATTTTCCTAGTGTAATACTTGCTGGTTGAACCGTGTTTTAGTCTCCTCCGCAAGATTAGAGCCAAAATCAATAATAATCACGAAAGCCAGCTATACCTGTCTACTGGTAAATGAAGACATTTAAGATGCTAGCTCGCTCACTCGCTAGCCAATTCAGCTTGCTAGCAAACAGCTAATATAGCCACACATGCATTGGTAGCATACCGCTGGGTAATTATACAGCCAAATAAACATTCCTGCACTTACCTGCTTTTACTTTGCTAAAGTTGCTAGCTGGCTAAATGTTTTCCTCTTGGGTATGGAGTTTACTATTGCAACCTTTTGATGGCTGATTTAATTCATAATAACTCAACCGTATATGATCGTTTACTTTTCCAGATAAGTGTTTGCACTGCAAGGGCTCAAGCAGAAAACTGCTAACATTGCACCGCAGTAGCCTATTAATGTTGTTCATGTACATTAGAATAACATTTTACTGCTGTAACTTTCATAGCTGACTCGACTTACAAATTTCCCTTTTAATACAGTAGTCCGCTTGTTGTATAGGCTACAAGCAAATGAGAAAGCTACGATCTGTCTGAtcaagagtggctggcccagagGCCGCTTGTGAACTCTCAGGTAGACCACATTACGACGTCTTGCCCGACCGTTTGAAAATTCATAAACACAAACGACATTACTGAAACTGGCTTTAAGGTTGACTATATGAAGAACCAAAGAAATGCATTCGTAACATTTGCAAGCTAAATAGATTACCTGTCTTGCTTTTTCTTCAATTTTTCAGAGAGCTAGGGCACACATGAACAAAATCAGTGTTAGATTACATGCAGGGGCCTAGATGGTAATGTACACTAGAGCCTAATTTATACACTGAAGAACACATCTGTTATAGTTACCTTAGCTATCTCTTCTTGAAGTTTAGTGACATCTGTCTGTTTGGAtgactggaggagagaagagaaagatatAAGTACTTAAAATGAAGACTTCGAAATAGCCAAACCAAATTGTTGTCCAGCTCATCATATTTATACATGCCAAAGTCCCCTCAATTAGCATAGTAAATGAGGTAACTTATTGCTTCACTTTGAGGCACTGGTGCAGGTAACACGAGAACTGATTACAACTTAACTCTTCTTAACCTAGAGTGCAATTATCACTTAGcagcaaaaaaaaatctaagaaTGTCCATTTCTCTCACCCTGGGATGTTGACACCTAGCCCAAGGTTGTGAGATTGGTCGTTACCTCTAGTGCTTGGAGCTGCTCCTTCAGTAGGCGCTTCTCCTCCACCTCAGTGTGCAGCTGCAGCTCCACCTCTGGCCCAAAGCATTGCGTTATTGGATTTGGACACAGTGCTGACCACCTAAGAGCATCCTGTTTCATAACTAGACCAGTGCTCCTCACTGCAGGTCCTGCTGGGCACGCAGGTAGTCCATCTTAGTCTTAATTACAGTACGGTAAATGCTAAGAGGAATCTTTGGGACATCCAACTCTGATGCCACCCGATTGAAGTTGAAATTAacggttatggtaagggttaaggttaggtttaagctAGGGTCGTCCCAAGGGTCCAACTTAGCATCTACAATTACAGTACCCCTCTCACTGGCTTCAGTCACACGCTCCTGaacaaattagtctgacatgctGTTGAGAAAAACTAGACACCTGCTGGACCCATGCCCCAGAGCCTGCATTGAGGAACAGTGAACTGGACTATGTCCTATCAGATTGGAAGGAAACCAGCAGTTAAATTATTTACGCAACATTGGGTGGTGGAAGTCAACATTGTTAACAAAGACTTAAATTAAGTCAATTACTCATGTAAAGTAGCACAACAACGAAATGGGAAAGTTTCCACTGAGATAAATGACTGCTGTGCTGAGATTTCCCAACTATTTCTGAAGATATATTCTCCATAAGAAAAAGACAACTCACCGATAAGCTCATTCACTCGCTGTTCCAGTTTGGCACACTTTGCCTCTGCCTGGGAAAAAAAAATTAAAGTAATTTAAGAACAATTCAACACATTTCCATACACCATGCATAATTCAAAGGTTTTATCTAAATAGGGGTTGATTcatgtctgctgtaatatcccaTTTGCTGTACCATACTGGAACGGTTCAATATGATGTAGAAACATACAGGCACATAATAATGGGCAGAATAAACAGAGCAACCCAAATTAGTGTATGCCTGAAACAGTGAAAGTGCATCTAATATTTATTTAGAGTTATTATCACTACGctctgctgttcattgattattgaTTGCCATTAACATTAGTATGTATCCTGCTACTGGTAACCATTACTCAGgtttacatgtacagtgcattcagaaagtattcagaccccttgtcttaaagtaatgaaggactgtcttttctctttgcgtatttgagcagttcttgccataacgcggacttggtcttttaccaaataaggatATTTTCtatataccacccttaccttgtcacaactactgatggttaatacatgattccatatttgtcatttcatagtgttgatgtcttcactattattctacaatgtagaaaagagtaaaaataaagaaaaaccctggaatgattaGGTGTCCAAacccttgactggtactgtagataataaaaaaatatatcattagccttttgatattaattactgcactgttgggtagagctcgcaagttaagcatttcactgtaattgcGCATGTGACTAAACTTGAACTTCAGGATATTGTCAAATTGCAGTTCCATAGAACATACTTGTTCATGGTGTCACactgacattttagtcatttagcagacgctcttatccagagcgacgtagttagtgcattcatcttacgatagctaggtgagacaaccacatatcacagtcgtagTAAGTACATTTGTCATCAAAttagttatcagcaaagtcagtgctaggcGCAAAAGAAAAGTgctaatgttttttgttttttgtcagTGCCTAGTGTTTGTTTTTTGGTCACCTGTTCCAGTCTGTCATTGGTTCCGGCGGCAGCATCCTCCATGTTCTCACTGACATCAGCATGCAACTGGACACCATTAGTGTCAGCCGGCCCTTCCATCTTGGAGGCATTGGTGTCAGTGACATCTACTCCCCTCTGGCTCTTTATCGCACTCTCAGAGCGCTCCTGGAGGGCTGAGGGAAAAACACAGGGATGGAAATATAAGCTAGAACTTGAAAAACTGATGTGTTGCCATTACTTAGATACATCTTATCTAAGAAATGTCTTTGAAAAAGTGGAATTCCTACAATGATAACCAACATAAACATACCCGTCATCTTTTTCTGAAGGGCAGCGTTCTCTGCCTGGAGACGGAGTAGCTCTCCATCCACAGAGCTGGTGGTGGGACTGGAGGATTCTGCCTGAAACACTTTTCCATCCTTTAGGTCTTTGTTTTCATGTTCTAGCTCCTCTATCTGGGTACATAACTAAAAACACAAAAGGGAATAAAATAAATAGATATTTCTGTAATATAATCATGAAACGGGATCAGAAAGGTGGGGCTTTTATGTCACATTAGCTAGACATATATCACATCTTCATTTACAAGAACATTCCCCTCTGCTGTAATGAGGCGCAACTACTCATAACCACAACCCATCACCAGTGGCATGAGTGGGAGCAGGGGAGATATAGTACCTTGGACAGCTCCTGCATCAGGGTGCTGTTTTGCAGTCTGAAGTCGTCCTCCTGGCTGTGCAGTTTCCCTTGCAGCATCTCATTCTCGCTGAGTAAGGCATCCACCTCCTGAGCGTGCgcgcccacccacccacccaccagacagacagcaaATCAACCCATGTGAACACAAATTACAGACTCTCCTCACCTTGGGGTTTATGGCACTTTAATAGAAAAACCCTACTTGAAATATTTGATCTGTTGAACTGAAAGCATTTCTAACTAGCACAATACAAATGTAATACAATATGAGAATATCCACTGAATAACAATCCAATAAGAAAAACACAGGCTAAGGACTTTATGATACCCCGGATTTCTAGTTTGAATAATCTCACAAAAAACATAACAATATTGTTTGCTGGTGAGACTGGATGGTGAAATTAACCAAAACAAAAAGTTGGAGAGGACTTTGCTGTACTTCCATCTCAAATGTCTGTTTCATACTTTGATGAGACTCAAAATCAGTTTTTGTCAAATGATCTAAAATACTTTAGGGAAAGATGGAATATGCATATTGCAACAGCAGATGGCGCAGTTAACTACATTAATACATTATAAACCAGGCCAATATAACATTTGTGATCCTAATGAGTAAATGTATAAAATGAATTTACAGCAGTGTATTCCTCCTTTCTTTACCTATGCTTGGGCTTAAAAATCACCTTGTCTTCATTGAGGAAGTTTCAATCCATTATTgtaatacacatacagtatataacaaaGTAATGTTCAGACCATCTTTTCAAGATAATTTTATAGACCGCTTTGATAAGTTTGAGAAGATTAACAGAAATAGGACAAGGAACTCACCTGAGCTTTCTTGCTCTTATTCAAAGCCTGCAAATGAAACAAAAAGATCATTAGAAACTAAGTCAAATCCCAAACAAAGTTACCTTTTATTCTTCCTCAAACATGATGATGCCTTTAGTTTCAGTGTATTGAAATCCACAACCCTATTATCAGTTTGTTTAATCAAATGTAGATTAGCTTGCAATACCTTCTGTGCTTTGATGTAATCCTTCTCCAAGGTCACTGACTTCTGACGAACAGCCACTAGCTCTGAAATAGAAACAACCACAAATCTTTATCACCAGTTACTAGTATTTTAATTTCAGTCACTTGAACTAACCCATTTTGAAGTTGGAGAcaatgcatcacacacacacctacctttaGGAGGGATACTAAATCTGAAGCCCATCCTGGAGTTGCAATGTAATGCTCATTTAATTTCAGCAGTAAATATTGATCCCTGTTCATGGTCACAAATTGGCTTACAGAATGTCTTTATTTTATTAGCTACTGCTTACCAGCTGTGTTCTTCCGCAGGTCATCAGAAAGTTGGTAGTTCTGTGTCCTCAGCTCTAAAAGATGAGCCTGGAAAAAAGGTTATAGGCGGAGTGGATGACTTTATCGAGGTTCAACTTAAAACGTAAAATAGCTTATTGAACAACACTACTTTGACTGTTAGCTGGGTGTGTTGATGCCACTGCTTTTAGTGTGTTATTAACTGATGTGTCAAATCCAACACACTGAAATGTCACATTGTTTTCAACGCTTTGGATGTTAGCTAGGTGTGTTGATGACCCGTTAATAAATGAGAATTGTCTACTACACAAACAGTAAAGTTGTTGTGCAATATCTGGTTTGGAAAGCTGAACACAACCATAATAATAACTTAAGTAACGTTAACTGGTATCCAGTCCTTACACAGGCTGAAAGCTAACACTAGGCTAACGTTATCTGACCAAACCCGTGACCCAGCAAACAACTATAAGAAACAGCCATTTGAAATCATTATCTAACACGAATACAATAACAGATTCGTTGTTATTAAGATAACAACGAAGACCAGTATAATTTCAAGATATCTAGCTAGCCAGCTGGCTAACTAACTAGGTAGCCATCCACACCGACTAGATAACTCACAAACCAGTTAGTTGATAATGTTATTAGCTAGAACACGAAGCCACAATTCCATATATTTGCATTGAATACTAAAATGACAGAGCCAAATGACCAAATATGTTAACTACCGGTTATTGGATTCGAAGAGCAATGAATGCAGATATTAGCTATttagctagcagctagctagttagatagCTACATTCCTTCGTTGGAGTGTTGCTTTTGGCCTAGCTAggggaagctagctagctaggttgtgATGCTTTTGCCACTCAGTAGTTTAGCGCTGGACAGATTGATGGCCAGTCCAATTTTCAGGAAATACTCTGAAGATCGCAGCATATTTCAAACAACTGGCATTGAAAATGGACAGGTTTCCGCCTACCTGCATTCGATGGAACTCCTCCTCTGATAGTGCCTGCGCCATCTTCACTGAAGAGCTAGGAAGGACTCTGCTGTTAGTAGAGGTTTGATAGGAGTCGGTGTGGAGAAGTAGGCTACAATTTCAGCAGGTTAGCGTTTTTCGTCACAaatgttgttctggaggcagctctgcagcgTACTAGCTGGAACAGCTATAAAGTCATACAATCTAATTTTAAACGGAACCACACCGCTAacactaatgcctaaccttaaattaacacCAAAAAGCTAATTTTGTTTTCAtatatttttacaatatagccaattttaaCTTTGCTGCTGGCCCATCTAGCGAAAATCGAGAGTTCTGCCTCCGGGGCAAAATTCATGCCAATAAACGTCAACATTTTCACGTCATGCTGCATCCTATGGAAAACGCAGAGTAGTTGTATAGGGAAATGTAATTTTATGGGTCGACTTGGCTATTAAATAAGGGAGGGCCGCACTAACTATTTTCACTAGTCTAAACATTACACCATAGCCAGGTAATTGTCTTTGCAATAATCACACCTGTCCAGTAGTTGGAGACCAGAACCATAATGCATGAATATGTAACAGCGTTGAGGTGCCTCTATCAGTGAATTACCACCTGATCTTGAGCTACGAGCTTACTGGTCCATTTGAATTaattgtttggggggggggggttctcatcaatatacacacagtacccaaTCATCACAAAGCAcagacaggtttttagaattttttgcaaatgtatcaaaaatACAAAAATTAAATATAAGTgctcagaccttttactcagtactttgttgaagcacctttggcagcgattacagcattgagtcttcttggatatgacactacaagcttggcacacttttatttggggagtgtctccaattcttctctgcagatcctttcaagctctgtcaggttggatggggagcgtcgctgcacagttttttcaggtctctccagagatgttcgattaggttcaagtccagactctggctggcccactcaaggacattcagagagttgtcccgaagccacttct carries:
- the LOC112232630 gene encoding GRIP1-associated protein 1 isoform X5, with the translated sequence MLQGKLHSQEDDFRLQNSTLMQELSKLCTQIEELEHENKDLKDGKVFQAESSSPTTSSVDGELLRLQAENAALQKKMTALQERSESAIKSQRGVDVTDTNASKMEGPADTNGVQLHADVSENMEDAAAGTNDRLEQAEAKCAKLEQRVNELIAGPAVRSTGLVMKQDALRWSALCPNPITQCFGPEVELQLHTEVEEKRLLKEQLQALESSKQTDVTKLQEEIAKLSEKLKKKQDSFLHLQGEKEDLYNDSRTKIDEIQQRKEEELKSMNIRIQKLQGDLLSANQSVGEMKEQLQSRQKEHELVLHALKDQVACQSAVSQEQVESILTENDALRTNLAALEQIQTVKTQEMNLLRDQNTALNVELQQKRTEQESFLAQRDDLNSQLQESNRANSRLLEQLTEVGQEKDRVQQELEEAKKTADKRKAMLDELAIDIITEKSRHKEELSDVRLQHEKEVLGVRARYEKELRGLHEDKNRTEEEIRSQLRDEKARNKELEGLQQSVEELQAQVQSMEGTKGWFERRLKEAEESMEESRLEHHEQMEKLQKEHSIQLEGKASDIDGVKLHLTEVEKERDVHNETIGKLKQEIKDTVDGQRILEKKGSSALKDLKRQLQLERKRADKLQERLQEILTNTKTRTGLEELVLSEISSPNRTQQRGDSSSVSSFSYGEIMKEGASAQSTNKSASGSPQSQRPADLSDDEVGELFLRLAEVQQEKWMLEEKVKHLEVSCSSMADDICKKSAIIETYVMDSRIAHGAHGAVAVANHGGQVGGHGHGLGSVLRDLVKPGDENLREMNKKLQNMLEEQLTKNMHLQKDLEVLSQEIVRLSKDSSYGAGSAMG